The genomic DNA ATTTTATATATTAAAATTAAACATTTTTATATATTAAAATTGAACATTTTAATATATTTTGTATTAAAAATTAGACCTCCTTGATGAACCTTTAAAATCTAAATAATTTTATAATCTATAGCAAAAACTATATCAAGGGTCAAACAATTCAGTTTTTATTATATGCGCTAATACTCGAAGCATTAAAAATTTGGCTTATTAGTTGTTTTTTATTACTGATTCTGCTAAAAGTAATAACTTTAAAAATAACTAGTAAGAAAGCAAAACCTGCTTATGTTTAACTTAAAATAAAAAGTTTTGGAGGTTTATATAATGAAGGAAGTTGTAGTTGTAAGTGGTTCAAGAACCGCAGTAGGCGCTTTTGGAGGGGCATTAAAAGATGTTCCTGTAGTTGAGTTAGGCTCTATTGTTATAAAGGATGTTTTAAAGAAAGCTGGATTTAGACCTGTTGCAAATGATGAAATGAAAGAAAATGCTCCTTTAAAACTTCAAGACAAAGGCATTACTGAGCTTGAAAAAAAATACTATGATTTTGATGAGTCCCTTAAGCCTATTAATATTGACGAAGTAATTATGGGAAATGTTTTACAAGCAGGTCAAGGTCAAAATCCTGCCCGCCAATCTATGATAAAAGCTGGGTTGGTAAAAGAAACTCCAGCATTTACTATAAATAAAGTATGCGGTTCTGGTCTTAAAGCTATTGCTTTAGGAGCAAGTTCTATAATGTCTGGACAAGCTGATGTGATAATTGCAGGTGGACAGGAAAACATGAGTCTTGTTCCTATGGCTCTTCTTAAAGCAAGGTGGGGGCATAGGATGGAGCTTACTGGTATTGGTGAAATTCATGATCTTCTGGTTTTTGATGGGCTTTATGAAATTTTTTATGGTTACCACATGGGATTAACAGCTGAAAATATTGCTTCTCTATATGACATAAGCAGAAAAGAGCAGGATGCATTAGGTGTTTTAAGTCATAGTCGAGCATTAAAAGCTATTAAAGAAGGCCTTTTTAAAGAAGAAATTGTTCCAGTAGTTATGAAATCAAGAAAAGGAGAGATTATTTTTGATACTGACGAACGTCCTATGGAAACGAGCATTGAAAAAATGGGTAAGCTAAGACCGGCTTTTAAACCTGACGGGACTGTTACTGCTGGAAATGCTTCAGGTATAAATGATGCTGCTGCTGCTGTTTTAATGATGAGTTCAGAAAAAGCCAAAGAATTAGGAATTGAACCTATAATAAAAATAAAAGCTTTTGCATCAGGTGGTGTTGATCCGGCTTATATGGGACTTGGACCAATTCCTGCTATAAAAAAAGCTCTTAAAAATGCAAAAATGGCTTTAAACGATATAAACATGATTGAACTTAATGAGGCTTTTGCTTCCCAAGCAATAGGATGCATGAAAGAACTTAATATCAATGTTGATTTCCCAAATGAACTTGGAAGTGCTATATCAATAGGTCATCCTATAGGCTGCACAGGTGCCCGTCAAACTGTAACAGCTATGTATCAAATGAAACGAAAAGGTTATAATACAGGCCTTATTTCAATGTGCATAGGCGGTGGAATGGGAATGGCTATGATAATTGAGAAAGCCTAAATTGAAAATAATATTTATAATAAGGATTCATTATTCAATATTAACTATTTAGTTATTCACTAATTTAAAGGAGACTTTTTATGGAAACTACTGAAATTAGCAAAAAGATAGGAATATTAGTTTTTTGCGCTGCTCCTGCCATAATCGGAGGAGGCATTTCATATTCTTTATTTGGAGGCTATCCTGCCGTTGTTGTTTTCGAAATAATTCTTGGATTCTTTGCTCTTGGTTTTATAAGCGATTAATCTGTGCATTTATAAGCATATTTTGATTCGTAGGGTGGGTGATAAACCCGCCCTTTAAATAGATTCGAGGTGCCGCCTCTTAACAAGAAGACTTCAGAGATCCTGTTTCTATTGATCTCCATACAGTAATAGATACTATTGCATCACTAATTTTTTATGGAAAAAAACGAATTGCCAAATTATAAAATTTTGTTATTTTTTTTATTTTTATTTCTAATTTCATTTATTCTGATTGGGTGGCTATTTATGCCATTCTTATCAACTATCATTCTTGCATTTGTAGTTACAGGTGTTTTTTCGCCTATTTATAAATTTTTAAATAAAAAAATTAGAGCATCTATATCCTCTTTTTTAATTTGTGTCTTTATATTTATAGTCCTATTTATTCCAATACTTGTATTTGTTGGGATATTGTCAAAAGAGGCATTGGAACTCTATCAAATGGGTAAGACCGCAGTTATAAGTGATCAATTTCAAAGCCTTATGAAGGAAAATAAATTTCTTGATAACTTAAACCATTATCTTTCAAATATAAATCTTGAAATAACAGGGGAACAGCTAAATAAAACCCTTTCAGATATAGGAAAATTTGTTGGACTTTTTATATATGAACAAGCAAGCTCTATAGCTACTAACGTTTTGAGCTTTTTTTTCAACTTTTTTTTCATGCTCATGATTATTTATTTTTTGTTGATAGATGGAAATAAACTTATTTCTTTTATAATTGATCTTTCTCCTCTTCCAAAGGAGCAGGACGAAAAATTACTCAAAAAATTTAAAGATATGGCTGGAGCAATTTTAATTGGAAATGGTCTTGGGGGACTTACCCAAGGCTTCCTTGGAGGTGTAATTTTTGCTATTTTTGGATTAAAGTCTCCTTTCATGTGGGGAGTAATAATGGGAATACTTGCTTTTCTTCCGATTATAGGAATTGGAGTTATTTTTATTCCTGCAGCTATATATCTGTTTTTAAAAGGAAGAGTAGCGGCAGGAGTTTTTTTTGTTATTTTTTATGTAGGTATTTCTATAATAATTGAATACATAGCAAAACCTAAGCTTGTCGGAAAAAAAGTCCAAATGCACACGCTGCTTGTGTTTTTATCAATTATTGGCGGGATTAATTTATTCGGTCTTTTAGGAATAATTTATGGCCCAATAATAGTGACAGCATTTTTAACATTAACTGATATTTATATTTCAAATTACCAAAAAATGATTGAGCCTAAATAATAAGGAAACGTTCATGTCGGAAATTTATTCTGAAGTTACAATAGAAAACGAATTGAAAAAATCTTATCTTGATTATGCGATGAGCGTAATTATCGGGAGAGCTCTTCCTGACGTAAGAGATGGACTTAAACCAGTCCATCGTAGAGCACTATTCTCCATGCATGAAATGAATAATGATTGGAATAAACCCTATAAAAAATCCGCAAGAATCGTCGGTGATGTAATAGGTAAATACCACCCCCACGGAGATTCTGCTGTTTATGATACAATTGTCAGGATGGCGCAAGATTTTAGTTTAAGATACCCTTTAGTAGATGGTCAAGGAAACTTTGGTTCTGTTGACGGTGATCCTCCTGCTGCAATGCGTTATACTGAAATACGTATGACTCGTATTGCACATGAAATGCTCGCTGATCTTGAAAAAGAAACCGTTGAGTTTGTTCCTAATTATGACGATTCATTAAGTGAGCCTTTAATTCTTCCAACAAAGCTGCCATTGCTTCTTATAAACGGATCGTCTGGAATAGCTGTAGGAATGGCAACGAACATTCCTCCCCATAATATTGGCGAAATTATAGCCGCTATTAAAGAAGTTATAGATAATCCTGAAGTTACTATAATAGATTTATTAAAGCATATTCCTGGACCTGATTTTCCAACAGGAGGCATAATTTATGGAAAAAATGGAATTTATGATGCTTACACTACAGGAAGAGGAATAATTAGGCTTAGAGCTAAGTTTTTAGTTGAAAGAGACGAAAAAACTGACATTGAAACAATAGTCGTAACTGAGCTTCCATATCAAGTAAATAAAGCGAAGCTTGTTGAAAAAATAGCCGAGCTTATAAAAAATAAGCAAATCGAAGGAATAAAATATTCAAGGGATGAATCAGGCAGGCAAGGAATGCGGATAGCAATAGTTTTAAAAAAAGAACATCCTTCAGAAATTGTTATTAATCAGCTTTTTAAACTAACTAATTTGCAAACAACTTTTGGAATTATACTTCTTTCTGTAGTTGATACTAAGCCTGAAATTCTAAATTTAAAGCAAATACTTGAGCATTTCATACTTCATCGAAAAGATATCATAATAAAAAGAACTCAATACGATTTAAAAAAAGCTGAACATAGGTCTCATCTTCTTGAAGGGTTAAAAATAGCCCTTGATAATATTGACGCTGTTGTTGCATTAATAAAAAGCTCAAAAGCTCCAAGCGAAGCTAAAGAAAAGCTTGCAAAAGAATTTAGTCTTTCAGAAATTCAATCTCAAGCTATATTAGATATGAAGCTTCAAAGGCTTACAAATCTTGAACGCGAAAAAATACTGGAAGAATATCAAAATGTCCTTAAAGATATAACTTGGTTTAAAGAAATTCTTGCAAGTGAAAATATTGTTCTTGATATAATAAAAAAAGAACTTGATGAAGTTGAAAAACTTTTTGGCGATAAACGTAGAACAGAAATCGTTTCAGAAACTAAAGAAATAACGATCGCAGACCTTATTGTAGAGGAAGATATGGCTGTTACTATTACTGACAGCGGATATATAAAGAGAACTCCAATATCCATATATCAAACTCAAAGAAGAGGTGGAAAAGGCAAAATAGGGATGAGCATGAAAGAAGAAGATTTTGTTGAACACATGTTTATTGCCTCTACACACCATTATATGATGTTTTTTACTAATATCGGGAAATCTTATTCCTGCAAAGTTTATGATCTTCCTGAAGGGGGCAGAACAGGAAGAGGAAAAGCCATAGTAAATGTATTTAGTTTTGCCGAAGACGAAAAACTTATGACTGTCCTTCCGGTGCCTGAATTTAAGGACGGATTATATGTGGCGTTAGCTACAAAAAATGGCATTCTCAAAAAAACAAAGTTAATGGAATTCAGAAGAAGCGTAAATCGATCAATTTTTGCAATTACCCTTAGACCTGAAGATGAGCTTATATCAGCGAGACTTACTGACGGTAATATGGATATTTTTTTAGGAACAGCCAGTGGACAAGTTTCACGCTTTCATGAATCTGCTATTAGGGCATCTGGAAAACAAACCCAAGGTGTTATAGGCATGCGTATAAAAAAAGATAATGATAGAATAGTTGTAATGGAGGTAGTTAGTGATGGAAAAGCTCTTTTTATTGCGACTGAAAATGGATATGGAAAAAGAACTTTAGTTGACGAATTTACATCCCATCATCGAGGTTCTAAAGGCATTATCGGTATTAAAACAAGCGAAAGGAACGGAAAAGTTGTAAGTATATTCCTTGTCGATGAAGATGAGGATATAATGCTTATATCAAATACAGGAAAGATTGTAAGAACGTCTGCTGGACAAATTACGCTTGTGAGCAGAAATACTCAGGGAGTTAAATTAATAGATCTTGATGAAAATGAAAAATTAGTATCAGCCGTAAGAATTTCTGAAAAAGAATAATATTCTTATTTTGTCGTAGGGACGAAATGTTTATTTTTTTGAAAAATTGTATATGAGGCAATTATGAGCATGAATATTGAATCTACAAAAATAGGTGTTATCGGAGCTGGAAGCTGGGGAACAGCCCTTGCTAATCTTCTTGCTCTAAAAGGATTTAAAATAGACCTATGGGTTTATGAAGAAGACGTTTTAAATCAAATCTCGAAGTTTAAAGAAAATATTACTTTTTTACCAAACATTAAGTTGTCAGATAATATTTACCCGTCTAATGACCTTAAAGTGGTTTCATCTAATAAAGATTTAATCCTTCTTGTAGTTCCTTCCCATGAGATGAGGAATATAACAAATAATATATCCAATTTTGTATCTGATAAAACAATAATAACTTCAGCATCAAAGGGAATTGAAAACAAAACTCATTTAACAATGACAGGAATTCTCAAAGATACAATTCCAAATATTCCTGAAGAAAATTTATGCGCTTTATCAGGTCCAAGTTTTGCTAAAGAAACAGCAAAAAAAGACCCTACAGCCGTAGTTGTTGCATCAAAAAATGAAGAAACAGCTTGTTTTGTTCAGCATATTTTTGCAACTGAATATTTCCGAGTATATACAAGCGATGATGTTATTGGAGTTGAATTAGGCGGTGCTGTGAAAAATGTTATAGCAATTGCTTCTGGAATGTTGGACGGCCTTAAACTTGGTTTTAATACAAGAGCTGCTCTTATAACACGAGGTCTCACTGAAATAGGTCGGCTTGGAATAAAACTTGGGGCAAATCCTCAAACTTTTGCCGGTCTTGCAGGTATAGGAGATTTATTGTTAACCTGCACGAGCGAGCTAAGCAGAAATCATACTGTTGGCAAAAAAATCGGTGAGGGTAAAAAATTAAGCGAAGTCCTTGCTGAAATGAAAATGGTAGCAGAAGGCGTAAAAACTGCAAAATCTGTATATAATCTTTCAAATAAGGTTGATGTTGTTATGCCTATATCCCATGAAGTTTACAGAATACTTTATGAAGATGCTTCTCCGAAAGACGCAGTATTTAATCTTATGACAAGAGATCTTAAACAGGAATTTTATATATAGTGCCTGAATCTTTAAATGAAGAAAAAATCGTCCATAAAGGAGAAGGCCATAGAAAAAGGTTACGGGAAAAATTTATTTCATCAGGACTTAACGGCTTTCATGATTATGAAGTAATTGAGCTTCTTTTGACATTAGCTACTCCACGAAAAGACTGCAAAGATGCAGCAAAAGAAGCTTTAAAAAAATTTAAAACTTTACAGGGCGTTATTGAAGCATCGCCCCAAGAGCTTTGCGGAATTAATGGAATAGGTCAAACAAATGTTTTCGGAATAAAATTAGTAAAAGCTGTATGTGATAGATACCTTGAAAAAAAAATTCTTGCAAAGGATTCAATAACTAATTCGCAAGACCTTTACGATTATCTCTATCATGCGATGGGAGAAAAAGATAGGGAAAGCTTTAAAGTTATTTTTCTTGACGCAAAAAATAAAGTTATTTTTCAAGAAACTATGTTTGTAGGCTCTTTAACCAGTACAAGCGTTTATCCAAGGGAAGTTATAAGAGAAGCATTAAGGCACAATGCAGCCGCCCTTATTTTTGCCCATAACCATCCTTCAGGTGACCCTTCTCCTTCTAATGAAGATATTGCTATTACTAAAAGGCTTTTCTTGGCGTGTAAAATTATGGGCATAACAGTTCATGAGCATATTATAATCGGAAAGGATAAATACTTTAGTTTTGCTGATAACGGATATATAGAAAAAATTAATAAAGATTGCGGCAGTTGGTAAAATTAGGTTTAATCTACCCTGCCAAATATTACATTTGACAGAGTAGAATTAGGCAAAAATTATTTTGTATCAAGCATCTATAATTTGGAGGGCTTCTTCTCTATAAGCATCCATAATATATGGAATACCTGTAACTTTAGTAGCTTCTTCTGTTAAACAAGCAAGGTCTTTTCTTGCAATAAGATCAACTCTCCATTTACGTGCGCCAGCCATAAGCTGTTGAAGTCCTACTCTAAGTTTTTCACCAGCACTGTAAATACCAATAGCTCCCAAAGGAATATTATCAATTTCGCTTCCGAATTTTGATTTAAGGTCTTCATAACATACAAATATTTCTTCTTTTGTTGTTCCATAACCAGAAACTGTAGAAGGCAGACCTCCGTCTTCTCCTTTCATCCATTTTGCGATATTTTTACCAACCATGCCAGGAATCATAAGAGCTCTACCCATACATACAGCTTTGCAATAAGGAGCGCCTAAAGCAATTGCTTTAAATATATGATCTTCAGAAGAAAAACCGCCTGCAAATGCAATGTCAGGAACCCATGCGCCTTTTGCTGCTAAACGTCTGCAAAGTTCATAAGTCATTGAATGCAGATAAATTGAAGGAACACCCCATTCAGACATCATTCTCCATGGGCTCATGCCTGTTCCGCCAGGAGCTCCGTCGATTGTGAGAAAATCAATTTTAGCATCGGATGACCACTTTATAGCCATTGCAAGTTCTCTCATTGGGTATGCGCCAGTCTTTAATGTAACGCGTTTTGCGCCAAGTCTTCTTAATCTATCAACTTCTTTCATGAAACCTTCTTGATCAACAAAACCAAGTCTGGAATGTCTTTCAAATTCTTTTATTGAACCATCTTTAAAAGCAGCTTGATTAATAGGGCTTTCTGGGTCTGGAGTAACTATATAACCTCTTTTTTTAAGTTCGATTGCTCGTTCAATAGAGTTTACTTTTATTTCTCCACCAATACATTTTGCGCCTTGTCCCCATTTAAGTTCAATTGTTTCTACGCCAAGTTTATCAAGAACATATTCAGCAACGCCTAATCTTGTATCTTCAACATTCATTTGAACTAATATATCGCCATAACCTTCATGGTATTTGCGATATAATTCAACTCTTCTTCTCATATCAGGGGCTTCAACAACTTTACCATTGCTGTTTAATTCAAGCTTTGGATCGATACCGCATACGTTTTCGCCACATACAAGGCTTATGCCTGTTATTGCAGCGCCAATTGCAAAATGTTCCCAGTTTTTGCGGGCTATTTCTGTGCTTCCTAATGCTCCTGTGAACATAGGAATTTTCATTTTAACTTTGTCTTTAAAACCAAAAGATGTTTCAGTTGATACGGTTGGGAAAGTAGCATGGTCAGGATCAGCGATAGTTCCGTCAGCTCCTAAAGCATATCCCATTATATTTAAATGTGAATAGTCAACAGGATAGTCTTTGTCAGCGCCAGCTGTTATATCACCAAAAGGTGTAGGATAAAGAAGTTCTCTACCTCTAAAAGTAGCCTTAAAAAGATCGCAATTTCCTTTACAACCATCAACGCACCTGCTGCATAATCCTGATTGAGGAGCAACATTTCTTGATCTGTTTTTGGTTTGAAGAGCTTCATTAGAATTAGGTTGATTTAAATTCATTTAAAATAATACCTCCATTAAGTTATATTAATAAAAAAAGGCGTCTTTTATCCAAAAAAACATTAATATTATGGATAATAGACGCCTTTGTCTTCTCTATAAAATAAAATTTTGCACGCCTTTGTGCAAATTAAGATTTAGTATCTAAATTTTAGTAATACTTAAACCTAAAAACGGGCGTATTAAGTCATACTTAATAAATAATGTCAAGTTTAATTTTAACTTAATAATGTTAAGCTAAAATTAAAAGATAGAATGGCTCTTTTAAAAGATATGGAAAATATGGTAAGGGATATTAGCATTTTATTATATCAAATATTACGGAGGTTTTTTAACTAATGAAATTTAAATCTTTTGCTAAAAGATTCTTTTCAACAGGACAAAAATCAATAGTAACAGAGTCAGATCGTCTTTACAAAGAAGGCGACATTAAAGGCGCAGTCAAAGTATTAGACGAAGCTTTAAAAATTAGAGCGGATTTAGGAAAACTTCGAGGAGCTAAACCTGACACGATATTCAGTTGATTAAGGCTAAAAGTATTGGCGATTCAAAATTTATTATTAAAAAATAGTAATGGTATGTCATTTTTTTAAGGGGTTATTTTGTAAGGGCGACTGGCCAGTCACCCTTATCATTGTGATATTTTATCTCAAATTAAAGGCTTATAACAGCGCTTTTTAGTGAAAGCTCAATAAGTTCATCCCCGGTAGCCATTCTTGCGCCATCGATGAGATCTTCTTTAGATATTTTCCTTGAAACAGCGCATGGAGTGCAAACTAATATTGGCACTTCAAATTCTTGAAGATATGTTAAATGATCTGATGCAGCATCGCCGGTTGATGCGCGAATATTATCGGCTATCCCTTTTTTAGCGATATAAACCCCTTCATCAAGAAGAAAAATTTGTGCCCCTTTTCCTTTTTTTTTAGCCATTGCTGCTAAAAATAAAGCTCGTGTTGTTCTGTTAGGGTTGTCTGTTCCGCAAGATAAAATTACTAATACGTTGTCGTGCATTTTAAAAATCTCCTATTTTGTAATTTTTTGGTTAAGTGATTAAATTATTTCCATTCCAACCTGGATGGAATCTAACGTTTAGCTCGTCAAGTAGAGCATGACGATTTCATATTTTTTGCTTTATTATTGCCGTTAGCGATCCATGCTAAAAATCTTTCGAGTAGCCCTAATTTTTTATTGTTTTCGCTGGAAACTTTTTCTGTTTCGATTTTATTGTCTTTATTGTTAATCATTTAATGTTAATCTCCATTTGCTTAAAGTTTAAAAGTTTTAATTTTATGCCTATAAATTATGAATTTTTCGTAACAGCAAGTCTATTATTCCTGGGTCATATGCCGATTCATTTTCAAGTATTTTGGATGCTTCATTTACAGAAATTGAAGGACGCCTTGGCTTGTCTGAAGTCATAGCATCAAAAGCATTAGCAACTGCAAGAACTCTGCTGCCTCGAGGGATATCTTCGCCTATCTTGATATTTTTATCATCTTGCAATTTGGCATTATAATATTTCCCGTTATAATGTAAATGCTGCCATCTGATTATTTCTGCAATTGGCTTCAGAATAGCTATTCCGCTTATTATGGAAGAGCCAAAAGCCGACATAATATCTCCATATTTTTCTCTTTCTTCTATTGATAATTCTTCAATGCTTTTCATCGGATCGTCATAACCCTTTATATCATCGCTTATAGAACTTTTTCCTATATCATGCACAAGTGCTGCATATATTATATTTTTTTTTTCTTCGTCTTTTATCTTAGCATCTTCATGCTTTAAAATGTTTTTATTTTTGTTAAGCAGGCTGTTTTTTGTGTCCTCTATAATATCCTGCTTTTGATAAAATAATCTTTCCCAAACATTTAATATATGATTATTTACAATATCAGGTGATTCACTACCATTTCGTGTTTCATTTGAAAGAGCTTTAGAATTAAATGCATTTTCAAGGAGGTTTTTTTCATGCAGATATTTTTCATACAATTTTCCATCAGATAAAAGTTGGTTCTTATTTTTATTCGACCATGCTGACATATCTTCAATGGTAAATAAATAATTGATCTGCTTTTCAATAAGCAAATTTTCAAAAGTCTGATTTTCAATTTGTATAGTTATTTCGTCTATAGTTTCACCTTTTAATCTTTTGCTCAGGGCATTTACTCTATTTTGAGCATCTTGAAATAAAATATGTAAATCATTTATCCGGTCTTTCTCATAAAGAATTTTTCTATCTAATTCAGCATTAATTTCATCAATAAGAAACAAACAGAGCATAGCAACGCGTTTTGAATGATCGGCCTGATATTTTTTCTTATCTTCTATGTTAAAAGCATAAAAATTATATGGAAGTATACCCTGTTTTATTTCAAGAAGCTCTGTCATAGCTGACTCAATATACGCTTTATAAGAATTAAATAACATGCTTGAAAGATTAATTTTATTCTCAAATTGTTTAATACTGTCAAGTATATAAAGGGTTTGGATTTCTTTTTTACCCCTTAAAATAAGCTTTTTTTCTGTTATATTAGCTATGTTTGCATCTTTTATAACTTCAAAAAAATTATTCCCGATAACAATAGGATTATCATCCGTTACTTTTTCTTTGGCGAAAGTTCCAGCGGCATCCGTTACCCTACTGGCTACATTAACTGCATCGCCCCTTACATCAAGCCGTCCATATATATCAAAATCAACTATTACTTCTCCATATTCTGCACCGCCTTTCATAAATATTCGGTTGATATATCCTTTATTTCGTAATCCGGAACTAATAAATTTTATATTAAGCCAGTCTATTCTCTGCTGCGCCCTAAACATATATCTTATAACATTATCCGCTTCAAATAATTCTTTTGTATAAAAAAAATTTTTTTTATCCTCTGGCGAAAGTCTTTTTTTATTTTTAAAATACCAATAAAGTAGCTTGATAATTATACATGTTAGTGGTTCCAGAGGCTTTATAGAAGATTTATCCGACAGCATCAAAAGCTGTTGATTAAAATCCAATGATTCTATTTCTTTGAAAAGATTAGCGAACTTATTTTCATAGTCTTTATCATTTATAGGCTCATATAATCCAAATACTCCCATAACCTGATCGCCGGCAGATTTAAGAAAAATTCCACCATATTCTTTCAATACATTAATCTGATCATTTTCCCACATTTCTGTAAGCGATTTAATTTTATCGTTTCCAAGCTCCTCGTTTAATCCTGTATAATTTCTTAAATCAAAAAATACGGTAAAAACTTTTTTGTTACCCTTTAATTGATTACGATCTTCGATGGTATAATACTTTGTAAGGCCATAAAGGTGAGCATTTTCTATTGTAATGGCGGCTTGAATGCAAAGCGCTTGAAAAATTTTTTCATCTACTTCGTCAAATAGCCTATCATTTTTTTTGTTTAAAACCTGTACAACTCCAATAGTTGAATTATTAGCATTTATGATTGGAGCACATAAAACAGATTTTGTTTTAAAATTGTTTTTTTTATCAAAAGACGTATTAAACTTCAGCCCTTTGTATAAAGTGTCTAAATCGCTATAAGCATCTGGAATATTTAGTAGTTTTTTATGAGTGATCGAATAGCCAGTGATACTGTTTTCATCAATAGGCACACGTATTTCGTCAATATTTTCACCCTCTGTAACTGCGGAATAAACCTCTTGTTTATGTCTATCAAAAAGATATAACGTACATCTTTCAGCCTCCATTAATTCAGTAGTTTCTTTTATTATCAACTCCATAAGCCCATCGAAAAATTTATATGAGCTCATTTTTCTTGAAATCTCTAAAACTCTGAAAAGCTTGTTTTCTAAATCATGTATATTAGGTTTATATTCTTTTGACATAACTATTCCATTTTTTTCGTTGTCGCTTGTTTTAAAAAAAATTTTACACGATATAGTTTG from Desulfobacterales bacterium includes the following:
- a CDS encoding DsrE family protein — translated: MHDNVLVILSCGTDNPNRTTRALFLAAMAKKKGKGAQIFLLDEGVYIAKKGIADNIRASTGDAASDHLTYLQEFEVPILVCTPCAVSRKISKEDLIDGARMATGDELIELSLKSAVISL
- a CDS encoding GAF domain-containing protein; its protein translation is MSKEYKPNIHDLENKLFRVLEISRKMSSYKFFDGLMELIIKETTELMEAERCTLYLFDRHKQEVYSAVTEGENIDEIRVPIDENSITGYSITHKKLLNIPDAYSDLDTLYKGLKFNTSFDKKNNFKTKSVLCAPIINANNSTIGVVQVLNKKNDRLFDEVDEKIFQALCIQAAITIENAHLYGLTKYYTIEDRNQLKGNKKVFTVFFDLRNYTGLNEELGNDKIKSLTEMWENDQINVLKEYGGIFLKSAGDQVMGVFGLYEPINDKDYENKFANLFKEIESLDFNQQLLMLSDKSSIKPLEPLTCIIIKLLYWYFKNKKRLSPEDKKNFFYTKELFEADNVIRYMFRAQQRIDWLNIKFISSGLRNKGYINRIFMKGGAEYGEVIVDFDIYGRLDVRGDAVNVASRVTDAAGTFAKEKVTDDNPIVIGNNFFEVIKDANIANITEKKLILRGKKEIQTLYILDSIKQFENKINLSSMLFNSYKAYIESAMTELLEIKQGILPYNFYAFNIEDKKKYQADHSKRVAMLCLFLIDEINAELDRKILYEKDRINDLHILFQDAQNRVNALSKRLKGETIDEITIQIENQTFENLLIEKQINYLFTIEDMSAWSNKNKNQLLSDGKLYEKYLHEKNLLENAFNSKALSNETRNGSESPDIVNNHILNVWERLFYQKQDIIEDTKNSLLNKNKNILKHEDAKIKDEEKKNIIYAALVHDIGKSSISDDIKGYDDPMKSIEELSIEEREKYGDIMSAFGSSIISGIAILKPIAEIIRWQHLHYNGKYYNAKLQDDKNIKIGEDIPRGSRVLAVANAFDAMTSDKPRRPSISVNEASKILENESAYDPGIIDLLLRKIHNL